From the Streptomyces sp. NBC_01216 genome, the window CTCCTCGGGCGGCGGAGGCACGGGGGTCCAGGAGTCGCCGTAATAGTCGAGGTGCTCGTCGACGAGGATGTCGGCGAGGACGAGATGGGGGAAGGCGTCGGGGCCGGGCGCCAGCCGGATGTGGGGCCCCTCGAGCTGCTCGGCCAGCCCGGCGGCGGTCCAGCGGTCGACGAGCGCGCCCGCCAGCCTGCCCACGCCGTGGGACACGTCCGCGTCGGTCAGCAGCGGACCGGCGGGCGAGGGCTTCTCGGCGTCCCGGACGTACGCACCGGTCAGCAGTTCGGCGAGGACCATGTCCGCGAGGACGCTCCGGTTCATCAGATCGGCCCGCCGCAGACCGTCCGGCGGTGTCACCGCCTGATGGGCGGCCAGCCACTCCCGTACGGCCGCGGGGTCCCGGGGGTCGGTGCCGTCGGCCCGCAGCAGCGAGGCGTACCAGCGCTGCCAGGTCAGGTTCCCCGGGTCGTTCATCGCACGTTCGAAGTCGGGCACGGTCTCCTCGACCGCCGCCACGATCCGGGCCTGCCGCTTCCCGTTGAGCCGGCCGGCCTCGCGCACCCGGGCGGCCAGGTCCACCAGCACGGCCGGGTAGTCCGCCAGTTCACCGGGCGCGGCGTACACGAAGGCGGGCACGTCCTCGACGAGCAGGTGCCGCACCAGTTCGACGGTCGGCTCGGGCAGTCCGCTGCGCCGGTCCGCCCCGCGGAGCGCGAGCAGCCCGAGGACGGCATCGGCCGCCCGCAGGTAGGAGGGATCACGGCGACCTGGGTTTCCGTCGAGGAACGCGTCGAGCCCGGTGTTGGAGAGCACGGTGACAGCCACGCCTCCAGGGTAGTTCCGCGGGGTGCGGGAAGCGGTTCGCCGGGCCCGGGTGTCGGTGCCCCGCGCGCCGTGTGGCGGCCGGTCACCCGGCGGTGTCGCCCACCACCACCGTGCGCTGCGCCGAGAAGTCGCCCCAGGTGCCGTCGGGGAGCCTGGCGCGGAGTTTGACGCTGTAACGGGTGCCCGGTGGGTCGGTGACCGCGAAGGTGTAGGTGGCGCGGCCGGCCGGGGGCGTTGCGCCCCAGATGACGGTCGTGGCGAAGGCGCCGTTGAGATAGAGCTGGTGGCGGTCCACCGGCCCGTCGGTCTTCGGCGGGTTCCAGGTGAGGGTGATCTCGCCCCGGCCGGCCGTCACGCGCAGGTCCGTGGGGGCGGTGTCGGGGGGTGCGCCGGGCGACGGCGCGGTCGTGAGGTCGAGGGTGCCGCTGTCGGCCGAGGAGTTCTCGGCGGCGTCGCGGGCCCGGACGGTGAAGGAGTAGATCGTGCCGGGGCTGAGCATGGTGAGGCGGGTGGTGGTGACGGTGCCGGGGACCGTGTGGACGCGCGTGTCGGCATGGTAGATGTCGTATGCCGTGACCTTCGTGTCGTCGCGGGACGGGGTCCAGGTCAGGGTGGCGGCGCGGCTGCCGTCGGCGGCGCCGCGCAGGTGCGTCGGCGTGGTCGGGGGCGTGGTGTCCGCCGTGGTGGCGGCGAGGGTGGTGGCGGGGACGGGAGCGCTGTGCGGGGAGCGGTTGCCGGCGGCGTCGCGGGCTCGGACGGTGAAGGTGTAGGGGGTGGCCGGGGTGAGGCGCACGATGTCCGTCATGAGGGTCGTGGCGGGCAGGTCCCGGACCTTGCGGCCCTGTGCGTAGACCTCGTACCCGGTGACGGCGCGGTCGTCGGCGGCGGCACTCCACATGACGTGGACGGTGGTCGCGCTGCCGGAGGTCGCGGTCACGCCGGTGGGGACGGTGGGGCTCCGGGTGTCCTTGCCGGGGCCGGTCGAGCAGGCCGCCACGCAAAGCAGGGCGAGGGTCAACAGGCTTGTGGCGAGTGGGCGTTGCATGGGAATAC encodes:
- a CDS encoding fibronectin type III domain-containing protein translates to MQRPLATSLLTLALLCVAACSTGPGKDTRSPTVPTGVTATSGSATTVHVMWSAAADDRAVTGYEVYAQGRKVRDLPATTLMTDIVRLTPATPYTFTVRARDAAGNRSPHSAPVPATTLAATTADTTPPTTPTHLRGAADGSRAATLTWTPSRDDTKVTAYDIYHADTRVHTVPGTVTTTRLTMLSPGTIYSFTVRARDAAENSSADSGTLDLTTAPSPGAPPDTAPTDLRVTAGRGEITLTWNPPKTDGPVDRHQLYLNGAFATTVIWGATPPAGRATYTFAVTDPPGTRYSVKLRARLPDGTWGDFSAQRTVVVGDTAG